Proteins co-encoded in one Bremerella sp. TYQ1 genomic window:
- a CDS encoding ATP-binding protein, with the protein MVDEAAGTEVTTADAGWNVAEEIASRYEINASSGDSPFVRTFWANERESGEGVEIKAIDLSSVTSGTRARIEFEASIRREYSNDHLHPVLDFIRTDRECYIVIPWGDGTPLNQILTARPIAIRDAIQIGKCVFTALDAIHRRGALHRDVTPSNVLVNTNSSSSHGISSVQLGGFGTVKRFHPDQLFGERECETVSYMSPEEAGSIDSDVGPASDLYAAGILLFRCLAGRLPFQGQGAGAILFEHLTAPVPDLPSINPDVPQHLDELVQRLLRKDPHDRYQLASAVVADLLAIEEALADGDNGGHVVIGASDRRCTLTEPTFVGRDEELSQLHDYVRETRSGKSSVILVEGESGLGKSRLLIEAVRVARRNHNWVLRGQASTNVGQRPYRMLEGIVDGFLSVVPKDPALFQRVQDQVGDMLDALVAALPSLGKVFKTTGRVVEQSPAAFGENRTIDSLIRFLGALGSVDRPAIIILDDCQWADTLTHSFIRRWHTQARHVTRHTALVCSFRSEEVSEDHPLRAIPRCPHICLKTLRPDEIRQLAESMAGSLPTEAVEVVTRLASGSPFMASAVLRGLVESRALTSEDGEWQVDRRAIQDIQSSQEAASFLTHRIEMLPDETVDLLSVGALVGKEFSLDIVSALAGMTVSEAVAALLHAKDRSLIWERADGGQFVFVHDKIRSSLLERLDPNDQKRLHLRTALHLQEHSPARVSDIAYHLDEAGACETALGYALQAAEQARSQFSLEVAERQYRIALRGAKNQPKSIRFRIAEGLGDSLMLRGQYPEAAPQFELAAELAEGDLDRAKIQSKLAELSFKRGDMEGATQGFERALRSLGIFVPRNRVLIFLLAMVEAFRQLLHTFLPSVFLHRKGRPPSESERMAIRLFGLLTHGCWYCRSKLQCLLAHLRSLNLAEQFSPSAELAQVYSEHSPVASLIPLFNRAFRYAERSLQLRREYDDIWGQGQSLNYYSCALYAAGKYRECIEKGREAIQLLERTGDYWQVHIARYQVAASLYHLGNFREAIAESQCNHRSGVDLGDEQASGIILDVWARATRGDIPETLVETELARSRHDAQGRTQLHIAVGIRDIFQGKLESAVQSLELAVKTASTAGIQNAYTAPALAWLATAIRMQAEAAPSHAPTLRNDQLKKADMMALRAIAASKVCPNDLCRALRERALVAAMRGNYRKSRKLFDKALGVAKRLEAVYEQALTLWFRGQVGLSAKWYDAREDERESQHLFDELTIEEDRDNHREGQMGTLSLVDRFDTVLHVGRRIASALTTDKIYEESSRGATRLLRGEQSVLLEFDRNDELAPPTVVLGSSDIRYDETNMRRATDAGRTMTFIEATNEDDLHHDTSNPRSAIYIPIYVRNRLAACLYVVHSQVVGLFGTDEERLAGFVGTIAGAALENAQGFLEMTQLNTTLEQRVAERTAAAEARAAELARSNLQLERTAKELRHTEEELRVAKVAAETANEAKSRFLATMSHEIRTPLNGILGMTELALRTQLTSQQRNCLTVINQSGDTLLNLLNDILDISKVEAGKMELESIPMDPHNVINSAVRLLAVNAANKGLELLYRVAPSVPKEVEGDPCRVRQVIVNLIGNAIKFTDRGEVFVDSFMETKESKPQWHITVRDTGPGIPPEKQTAIFEAFEQSDGSTTRRYGGTGLGLAISSQIVSLMNGQLWVESEIGKGSTFHVTIPCKPLTSETNKPIHPLANRQVRLIASRPATRELYLELLEDAGARCEVVTLDQAMQQIRDEAKVNFSDRPVLLIDWETGSDELANWLVHPDSMDLFDAPHVLMIPANGVPAGMEQCAMLTLSKPISANELIEAILRANRSGKSTHEPRSVEPTPGNRSLHVLLADDALVNQDVATGILEIFGHTCQVASTGREAVEIYQRGKFDLVLMDLEMPEMDGTQATSAIRQWEMENGQRTPIVAMTAHALEGAREHCLAAGMDDYLPKPIQPEKLKSLLDELAQHHEVS; encoded by the coding sequence ATGGTGGACGAAGCAGCGGGTACTGAAGTCACAACGGCCGATGCCGGTTGGAATGTGGCCGAAGAGATTGCGTCGCGATACGAAATCAATGCCTCGAGTGGAGATTCTCCGTTTGTTCGTACGTTTTGGGCGAATGAACGCGAATCGGGCGAAGGGGTCGAGATCAAAGCGATCGATCTTAGTTCGGTAACTTCGGGCACCCGTGCGCGCATCGAGTTTGAAGCCTCGATTCGCCGTGAGTATTCCAATGATCATCTGCATCCTGTTCTCGACTTCATTCGCACCGACAGAGAGTGCTATATCGTCATTCCATGGGGCGATGGTACTCCTCTGAATCAAATACTCACGGCCAGGCCAATCGCGATTCGCGATGCAATCCAGATTGGCAAATGTGTCTTTACAGCGCTCGATGCGATTCATCGCCGAGGAGCACTGCATCGAGATGTGACGCCTTCGAATGTCTTGGTGAATACGAATTCATCAAGTTCCCATGGTATATCAAGCGTTCAGCTGGGTGGGTTCGGTACGGTTAAACGCTTTCACCCCGATCAGTTGTTTGGTGAAAGGGAATGCGAAACCGTTTCCTATATGTCGCCGGAAGAGGCGGGTTCGATCGATTCGGATGTCGGTCCGGCGTCAGATCTGTACGCTGCAGGGATTCTGCTGTTCCGTTGTCTCGCAGGACGTTTACCGTTTCAGGGGCAAGGTGCTGGAGCAATCCTATTCGAGCATTTAACCGCACCGGTTCCCGATTTGCCTAGTATCAATCCAGACGTGCCACAGCACTTGGATGAACTTGTCCAGCGTTTGCTTAGGAAAGATCCGCACGACCGCTACCAATTAGCAAGCGCTGTCGTGGCCGACTTGTTAGCGATCGAGGAAGCTTTAGCGGATGGAGACAATGGCGGACATGTCGTAATCGGAGCGAGCGATCGACGGTGTACCCTGACCGAACCGACATTTGTCGGACGCGATGAAGAGCTCTCGCAACTGCACGATTATGTTCGCGAAACGCGAAGTGGCAAGTCGTCGGTCATTCTTGTTGAAGGTGAGTCAGGGTTAGGAAAAAGCCGCCTTCTGATTGAAGCGGTTCGCGTTGCGAGACGAAATCATAATTGGGTCTTGCGAGGGCAAGCGTCGACGAATGTTGGCCAGCGTCCTTACCGCATGCTCGAAGGGATTGTGGACGGTTTTCTGTCGGTTGTCCCGAAGGACCCTGCCCTTTTTCAACGCGTTCAAGACCAAGTCGGCGACATGCTTGACGCGTTGGTGGCGGCGCTGCCTTCCTTAGGCAAAGTGTTCAAGACCACGGGTAGAGTGGTTGAACAGTCACCTGCAGCGTTTGGTGAAAACCGTACGATCGACTCGCTGATTCGGTTTCTGGGAGCCTTGGGCAGCGTTGATCGTCCGGCGATTATCATTCTCGACGACTGCCAATGGGCCGATACGCTGACCCACAGTTTCATACGTCGTTGGCATACTCAGGCTCGCCATGTCACGCGGCATACCGCATTGGTCTGCTCGTTCCGCAGTGAGGAAGTTAGCGAAGACCACCCTCTGCGAGCCATTCCGCGATGTCCCCATATTTGTCTGAAAACGCTCCGCCCGGACGAAATTCGGCAACTGGCGGAATCGATGGCGGGATCGTTACCTACTGAAGCGGTTGAAGTGGTGACACGACTTGCCAGCGGTAGCCCGTTCATGGCGTCGGCCGTTCTTCGCGGCCTGGTCGAATCGCGAGCACTGACCTCGGAAGATGGCGAATGGCAAGTTGATCGGCGGGCAATTCAGGACATTCAGTCTTCGCAAGAAGCGGCGTCGTTCCTGACGCATCGTATCGAGATGCTGCCGGATGAGACGGTTGATCTGCTGTCTGTCGGCGCGTTGGTGGGTAAGGAGTTTAGTCTCGATATTGTGTCCGCACTCGCCGGAATGACCGTTTCGGAAGCGGTCGCGGCGTTGTTACATGCCAAAGATCGAAGTCTGATTTGGGAACGAGCTGACGGTGGCCAGTTTGTTTTCGTGCACGACAAGATCCGAAGTTCACTGCTGGAACGACTTGATCCGAACGATCAGAAGCGTCTTCACCTGCGAACCGCATTGCATTTGCAAGAGCACAGTCCAGCACGCGTGTCGGACATTGCCTATCACTTGGATGAAGCCGGGGCGTGTGAAACGGCTTTGGGGTATGCCCTTCAGGCGGCTGAGCAAGCGCGAAGCCAGTTTTCTTTAGAAGTTGCCGAGCGGCAATACCGAATCGCACTGCGCGGGGCAAAGAACCAGCCAAAGTCAATCCGTTTCCGTATCGCAGAAGGTTTGGGCGATTCGTTGATGCTGCGTGGACAGTATCCCGAAGCCGCGCCTCAGTTTGAACTTGCTGCCGAGCTTGCGGAAGGGGATCTGGATCGGGCCAAAATTCAGAGCAAACTTGCAGAGTTAAGTTTCAAACGCGGCGACATGGAAGGAGCAACGCAAGGTTTTGAGCGAGCATTGCGGTCTCTAGGAATCTTCGTGCCTCGCAACCGTGTGCTGATCTTTTTGCTGGCGATGGTGGAAGCGTTCCGGCAGTTACTGCATACGTTTTTGCCAAGCGTCTTTTTGCATCGCAAGGGGCGTCCGCCAAGCGAATCGGAGCGGATGGCCATTCGGCTCTTTGGATTGCTAACGCACGGATGCTGGTATTGCCGCAGTAAGCTGCAGTGCCTTCTTGCCCACCTCCGTAGTTTGAACCTGGCCGAGCAGTTCTCGCCGAGTGCCGAGCTGGCTCAAGTTTACTCCGAGCATTCTCCTGTCGCTTCCTTGATACCTTTGTTTAATCGAGCGTTTCGATATGCCGAACGCTCATTGCAACTGCGACGTGAGTATGACGACATCTGGGGACAAGGCCAGTCTTTGAACTATTACAGTTGTGCGTTGTATGCTGCGGGCAAGTACCGCGAATGTATCGAAAAGGGGCGAGAGGCGATTCAGCTTCTCGAGCGGACCGGTGACTATTGGCAAGTGCATATCGCTCGATACCAAGTCGCAGCATCGTTGTATCATTTAGGGAACTTCCGCGAAGCAATCGCGGAATCGCAATGCAATCACCGATCCGGAGTTGACCTCGGGGACGAGCAGGCGTCTGGAATTATTCTTGATGTCTGGGCAAGAGCTACGCGCGGTGACATTCCAGAAACCCTCGTCGAAACGGAACTCGCGCGATCTCGCCATGATGCGCAGGGACGCACCCAGCTTCATATTGCCGTCGGGATTCGCGATATCTTCCAAGGTAAGCTTGAGTCGGCGGTGCAATCGCTGGAATTGGCGGTGAAAACAGCCTCGACGGCCGGTATCCAGAATGCGTATACGGCTCCGGCATTGGCATGGCTGGCAACGGCAATACGTATGCAGGCAGAAGCGGCTCCGTCTCATGCTCCGACCCTGCGAAATGATCAACTTAAGAAGGCAGACATGATGGCGCTACGGGCAATTGCTGCGTCGAAAGTCTGCCCTAACGATCTTTGCCGAGCACTACGCGAACGCGCCTTGGTGGCAGCAATGCGTGGCAATTATCGCAAGTCGCGCAAGCTATTCGACAAAGCACTTGGTGTTGCGAAGCGACTCGAAGCGGTCTACGAACAAGCTTTGACTTTATGGTTTCGCGGCCAGGTGGGCCTGTCGGCGAAGTGGTACGATGCGCGAGAGGATGAGCGAGAATCTCAACATCTGTTTGATGAACTGACCATCGAAGAGGACCGCGACAATCACCGTGAAGGTCAAATGGGAACATTGTCGCTCGTCGATCGGTTCGACACCGTTCTGCACGTCGGTAGAAGAATCGCTTCAGCATTGACCACGGATAAGATCTACGAGGAATCTTCGCGTGGGGCGACTCGGCTACTGCGTGGCGAGCAAAGCGTGCTTCTAGAGTTTGATCGAAATGACGAACTTGCACCTCCGACTGTGGTGCTGGGATCAAGCGATATTCGCTACGACGAAACGAACATGCGTCGCGCGACCGATGCAGGGCGAACCATGACGTTTATCGAAGCCACCAACGAAGATGATCTTCATCACGATACATCCAATCCTCGATCGGCAATTTACATACCGATTTACGTTCGTAACCGACTGGCCGCATGTCTCTATGTAGTGCACTCGCAAGTCGTGGGGCTTTTTGGGACGGACGAGGAACGCTTGGCTGGGTTTGTGGGAACGATTGCCGGAGCTGCCTTAGAAAATGCTCAAGGCTTCCTCGAAATGACGCAGTTGAACACCACGCTCGAACAACGCGTCGCCGAGCGAACCGCTGCAGCCGAAGCACGTGCCGCCGAATTGGCAAGATCGAATCTGCAGTTGGAACGTACCGCGAAAGAACTGCGACACACGGAAGAAGAATTGCGCGTGGCAAAAGTGGCTGCCGAAACGGCGAACGAAGCCAAGAGTCGTTTCCTGGCAACCATGAGCCATGAGATTCGTACCCCGCTCAATGGCATTCTCGGGATGACGGAACTCGCGTTGCGAACGCAATTAACTTCGCAGCAACGAAACTGCTTGACGGTGATCAATCAGTCTGGGGACACACTGCTGAATTTGCTGAACGACATCTTGGATATTTCCAAAGTAGAAGCGGGCAAGATGGAGTTGGAATCGATTCCGATGGACCCGCACAATGTGATCAACTCGGCCGTTCGGTTGTTGGCGGTCAATGCGGCCAATAAGGGGCTCGAACTTCTCTATCGCGTGGCTCCTAGCGTGCCCAAAGAAGTCGAGGGCGATCCATGTCGCGTTCGCCAAGTAATTGTAAATTTGATAGGTAACGCCATCAAGTTTACGGACCGCGGCGAGGTGTTCGTCGACTCGTTCATGGAGACGAAAGAGTCAAAACCGCAGTGGCATATCACGGTTCGAGATACCGGGCCTGGGATTCCACCGGAAAAGCAAACCGCCATCTTCGAAGCCTTCGAGCAAAGTGATGGTTCGACGACGCGCCGATACGGAGGGACTGGACTAGGGCTTGCGATATCGTCGCAGATCGTCTCGTTGATGAACGGCCAACTGTGGGTTGAAAGCGAGATTGGCAAGGGAAGCACGTTCCATGTGACGATTCCTTGTAAGCCATTGACGAGTGAAACGAACAAGCCGATTCATCCGTTGGCAAATCGACAAGTCCGACTGATTGCCAGTCGTCCGGCAACACGAGAGCTGTATCTTGAGTTGCTGGAAGACGCTGGTGCACGCTGTGAAGTGGTCACATTAGACCAAGCCATGCAGCAAATTCGCGATGAAGCGAAAGTGAATTTTAGCGATCGGCCGGTGTTATTGATCGATTGGGAAACAGGATCAGACGAACTTGCTAATTGGCTGGTCCACCCAGATTCGATGGATCTGTTCGATGCACCTCACGTGCTGATGATTCCTGCCAATGGCGTGCCTGCGGGGATGGAACAGTGTGCGATGTTGACGCTCTCCAAGCCTATTTCTGCTAATGAATTGATCGAAGCAATTCTTCGGGCAAACCGTTCTGGAAAATCGACGCACGAGCCAAGGAGTGTTGAGCCAACACCGGGCAATCGTTCCTTGCATGTCCTGCTGGCGGATGATGCATTAGTGAACCAAGACGTGGCGACGGGAATTCTTGAGATCTTCGGGCATACATGCCAGGTCGCAAGTACTGGGCGAGAAGCGGTTGAGATTTATCAGCGAGGGAAGTTCGATCTCGTGTTGATGGATCTGGAAATGCCAGAAATGGACGGCACTCAGGCAACCAGTGCTATCCGACAATGGGAAATGGAGAACGGTCAGCGAACGCCGATTGTGGCCATGACTGCCCACGCACTTGAAGGAGCAAGAGAACATTGTCTTGCCGCGGGCATGGATGACTACCTGCCCAAGCCGATCCAACCGGAAAAGCTCAAATCGCTACTGGATGAATTGGCTCAGCACCATGAGGTAAGCTAA
- a CDS encoding glycoside hydrolase family 2 protein encodes MVSLHRPTIMVSLARFAVVILLVSIAESAHAEHVVNLTGSWQFAIDSTNRGEKLGWQTPPDEWNGQTYVKATGWDIVQVPHCWNVDPRYQYTGTAWYRKTPKLPKFSSGSVTRLIFEGVFYRCRVWVNGSLAGSHEGGYTPFEIDVSKLVRPGEYNFIVLEVDNSWDDSTMPGSIPGPLPRHQVYPWWNYGGIRRPVKLVVHEPVFPQRQRIVTKQTEEGRGVEIELTTWVRNATDQDAAVELNWTLVTPDGLQFDPRVTANSSGRTIPAGTCQPISLQTTLPLDQVKLWSLNAPQLYRSKVSIAAEGLELEDRFGIRFLEISNGEFRLNGEPIRIAGANRVMDHPIHGSSDPPDVVQQDVALLQDAHLRFSRLQHYPVSESLLDWADERGLLIIAEAGNWQFPPSHLSSPEMRATFQHQMCEMVESSENHPSIIAWSVGNEYPSWSQEGVAWTRDMYEFTKSLDTTRPVTFAAIGGSLDHLGTKSEIPESFDYVDFISINLYHGSTLGKNLDRLHSRWPNKPIFISEFGARSDFVTDETQRIERFREYLAPLLERPYVCGLAYWTLNDYRSRFPGTNPNGYRPWGLVDADRVPRELYKAMVDDLAPATIEIDTDSKTQLRVTIMAKKAFPQQTLEGFQLQLTRADSDESLLTVRCPTLHPGESRTLELALPADTHGEDFAIKAKLFNDYGYTAAQAISKVSP; translated from the coding sequence ATGGTCTCTCTGCACCGTCCCACGATCATGGTTTCACTCGCCCGGTTTGCTGTCGTTATCCTTCTCGTATCAATTGCCGAATCGGCACATGCAGAGCACGTAGTTAACCTGACAGGCTCTTGGCAGTTTGCGATTGACTCCACCAATCGAGGCGAAAAGCTAGGCTGGCAAACGCCTCCCGATGAATGGAACGGTCAAACATATGTCAAAGCAACCGGCTGGGACATTGTCCAAGTGCCTCATTGCTGGAACGTCGATCCACGGTATCAGTACACCGGCACAGCGTGGTACCGAAAGACTCCAAAGCTTCCCAAATTTTCGTCCGGCAGCGTCACACGTTTGATCTTTGAGGGTGTCTTTTATCGCTGTCGCGTTTGGGTCAACGGCTCGCTCGCTGGTTCTCACGAAGGAGGCTATACGCCATTTGAAATTGACGTCAGTAAACTTGTTCGACCAGGCGAGTACAACTTTATCGTGCTCGAAGTCGACAATTCATGGGACGACTCAACCATGCCGGGTTCGATTCCTGGCCCTTTACCCCGGCACCAGGTCTACCCTTGGTGGAACTACGGCGGGATTCGGCGTCCCGTAAAACTCGTCGTTCACGAGCCCGTGTTTCCTCAACGCCAACGGATTGTCACTAAACAAACCGAAGAGGGCAGGGGAGTAGAGATCGAACTAACGACGTGGGTTCGCAATGCCACAGATCAGGATGCGGCCGTCGAATTGAACTGGACATTGGTGACGCCCGATGGCTTGCAATTCGATCCGAGAGTGACGGCGAACAGTTCCGGAAGAACGATCCCTGCGGGTACCTGTCAACCGATTTCTCTTCAAACCACGCTACCGCTCGATCAGGTAAAACTCTGGTCGCTCAATGCCCCTCAACTTTACCGCAGCAAAGTTTCCATTGCCGCGGAAGGGCTGGAATTGGAAGATCGTTTCGGCATTCGCTTTCTAGAAATCAGCAATGGCGAGTTTCGACTTAATGGCGAACCTATTCGCATTGCGGGGGCCAACCGAGTCATGGACCACCCGATCCACGGTTCGTCCGACCCACCCGATGTTGTTCAGCAGGACGTTGCCCTTCTCCAAGATGCTCATCTGCGATTTTCACGCCTTCAGCACTATCCTGTCAGCGAATCGCTGCTTGATTGGGCTGATGAACGTGGCCTCTTAATCATCGCCGAAGCAGGCAACTGGCAGTTTCCGCCGTCGCATCTTAGTAGCCCCGAAATGCGTGCCACCTTTCAGCATCAGATGTGCGAGATGGTGGAATCATCCGAAAATCATCCGAGCATCATCGCATGGAGCGTGGGTAACGAATATCCTTCGTGGAGTCAGGAAGGCGTCGCATGGACGCGTGACATGTACGAGTTCACAAAGTCGCTTGACACAACACGACCGGTGACCTTTGCTGCTATCGGTGGCTCCCTCGATCATCTTGGCACGAAGTCAGAGATTCCTGAAAGCTTCGACTACGTCGATTTCATTTCCATCAATCTTTATCACGGTAGTACGCTCGGCAAAAACCTGGATCGCTTGCATTCCCGCTGGCCCAATAAGCCGATCTTCATTTCTGAATTTGGGGCACGCTCCGACTTTGTTACCGACGAGACTCAGCGGATCGAGCGTTTTCGAGAATACTTGGCCCCGCTCTTAGAACGACCCTACGTTTGCGGACTGGCCTACTGGACACTGAACGATTATCGCAGTCGCTTCCCCGGAACCAATCCCAACGGATATCGTCCGTGGGGACTTGTCGATGCCGATCGAGTTCCTCGTGAACTTTACAAGGCAATGGTCGACGATTTAGCGCCTGCAACAATCGAGATCGACACGGACTCGAAAACCCAACTCCGAGTCACCATCATGGCCAAGAAGGCTTTTCCTCAACAAACCTTGGAAGGTTTTCAACTTCAACTCACTCGTGCAGATAGTGATGAATCACTGCTCACCGTTCGCTGCCCAACGCTGCATCCTGGAGAGTCGAGAACTCTTGAATTGGCTCTTCCCGCAGATACACACGGAGAGGACTTCGCCATCAAGGCGAAACTATTCAACGACTACGGTTACACGGCTGCACAAGCGATATCGAAAGTTTCGCCGTAG
- a CDS encoding Na+:solute symporter, whose translation MSLRVKTTSDLFTASGQSPWWAAGLSGFMTMFSAGTFVVWGGIAYRLGIVAILINFCYGISAILVGYFVAGRWKRLGIRTPAQYVTLRFGTTALHFYTWTMMAYRLIGVAVALYSLAVLISALMPLPPENMLRDPTTGNIAIIWGIVLFGGLVVIYTMLGGLWGVLMTDVFQFIILNTALIFTIPLIFADPAVGGLSGLIENAPIGFFSPTADKYTWYFLAGWCAIHFFMVGAEWAFVQRFLCVKSEIAARKSCYLFGVLYIISPILWLTPPLLYRLIEPIPPNATDSEIMLLAENAYVRACQHVLPVGMVGMMVAAMCSATASMISSQLNVFAGVLTEDIYRNRFPKSNETRLLWVGRSITLLLGIVLIGLALLVSNLGGAEKVIVTVTSLMATALLAPSLWGLFSRSLKSWVMWLTVLPTFVAGLIVKFVLQDRLVSWGSLPDLFVGVILPLGILAIASRLSRTEAPGWAKLEKLSTNASPTNPISERRDGSSDALPYFVISSGLLCCGFGMGVVVLANRTHSVTLMAYAFTLLALAAVVGGVAWREKRHSN comes from the coding sequence TTGAGCCTACGCGTAAAGACGACAAGTGACCTGTTTACTGCCAGCGGCCAATCACCGTGGTGGGCTGCTGGCCTAAGTGGTTTTATGACCATGTTCTCGGCAGGTACATTTGTTGTTTGGGGAGGTATCGCATATCGACTCGGCATCGTCGCGATCCTTATTAACTTCTGCTACGGAATCTCCGCGATACTTGTCGGATATTTCGTAGCTGGTCGCTGGAAACGGCTCGGCATTCGCACCCCTGCTCAGTATGTAACACTGCGCTTCGGGACGACGGCTCTCCACTTTTACACTTGGACCATGATGGCCTATCGGCTTATCGGGGTCGCTGTGGCGTTGTACTCTCTCGCGGTGCTTATCTCCGCGTTAATGCCACTTCCGCCTGAGAATATGCTGCGTGATCCTACGACTGGCAATATCGCTATCATTTGGGGGATTGTTCTCTTTGGCGGATTGGTTGTCATTTACACAATGCTCGGAGGGCTCTGGGGCGTGTTAATGACGGATGTCTTTCAGTTCATTATTTTGAATACTGCTTTGATCTTCACGATCCCATTGATCTTCGCGGATCCTGCAGTGGGTGGGCTAAGCGGACTTATTGAAAACGCTCCTATTGGATTCTTCTCCCCAACAGCAGACAAATACACTTGGTATTTTCTTGCAGGCTGGTGTGCGATTCATTTTTTCATGGTCGGAGCCGAATGGGCCTTCGTCCAACGTTTCCTTTGCGTGAAGTCTGAGATAGCCGCACGCAAGAGCTGCTATCTGTTTGGTGTACTGTATATCATCAGTCCCATCTTGTGGCTGACGCCGCCGCTACTTTATCGTCTGATCGAACCTATTCCGCCAAACGCGACAGATAGCGAGATCATGCTCCTGGCTGAAAATGCGTACGTCCGGGCATGTCAACATGTTCTTCCCGTTGGCATGGTTGGCATGATGGTTGCCGCCATGTGCTCGGCGACGGCCAGTATGATTAGTTCACAGCTGAATGTCTTCGCAGGCGTATTGACCGAAGACATTTATCGAAATCGTTTTCCGAAAAGCAATGAGACGAGACTCCTTTGGGTCGGCCGATCTATCACATTACTACTCGGCATTGTTCTAATCGGTTTAGCTCTGCTCGTCTCGAATCTTGGCGGGGCCGAAAAAGTAATCGTCACCGTGACCAGCTTAATGGCAACGGCACTACTTGCACCGTCGCTTTGGGGACTCTTCTCACGAAGCCTAAAAAGCTGGGTCATGTGGCTGACCGTGTTGCCGACGTTCGTCGCTGGCCTGATTGTTAAGTTCGTCCTGCAAGATCGTCTTGTCTCGTGGGGTAGTCTTCCTGATTTGTTTGTCGGTGTTATTTTGCCACTTGGTATCCTGGCCATCGCATCACGATTAAGCCGGACCGAAGCCCCAGGCTGGGCCAAATTGGAAAAACTCTCAACGAACGCATCACCAACGAATCCAATTTCTGAACGTCGCGACGGTTCATCAGACGCGTTGCCTTACTTTGTTATCTCGAGCGGGCTCTTATGTTGCGGATTTGGGATGGGGGTTGTTGTACTGGCCAACCGTACGCACTCAGTAACATTGATGGCCTATGCATTCACACTACTTGCTTTAGCAGCTGTTGTTGGGGGCGTTGCGTGGCGTGAAAAACGACATAGCAACTAG
- a CDS encoding DUF1559 domain-containing protein, which translates to MFARPISPSVRRAFTLVELLVVIAIIGVLIALLLPAVQQAREAARRMQCTNNQKQLGLAMHNYHDTYQKFPPGYFVGVNQTGTTYNYKRYCWMQSILPFIEQAALADLLQPQINAQDLPWTWNGRETVIEGFMCPSEPTAPKVNTRGFHGNYLAVHGGQSLKHGDNDRNALGMFYVESTTRFADITDGTSNVAMLGETILVPDDNDRRGAYYMTGWNTANATLALRDTPNSTLPDTGNSSAMQDYKFAPFQHSSDWVRVNARSFHPGGVIITRADASVRFVGETVDLTTYRNFGNRADGQVLGEL; encoded by the coding sequence ATGTTTGCTCGTCCTATCTCACCGAGCGTCCGTCGCGCTTTCACGCTGGTTGAACTCCTCGTCGTCATCGCCATCATTGGCGTGCTGATCGCATTGTTGTTGCCTGCCGTTCAACAGGCCCGTGAAGCTGCTCGACGCATGCAGTGCACCAACAATCAAAAGCAACTTGGTCTCGCGATGCACAACTATCACGACACCTACCAAAAATTTCCGCCAGGTTATTTTGTCGGCGTGAACCAAACAGGAACGACTTATAACTACAAGCGTTACTGCTGGATGCAATCGATTCTTCCATTTATCGAACAAGCAGCTCTGGCCGATCTTCTCCAGCCTCAGATTAATGCTCAAGATCTTCCCTGGACATGGAACGGACGAGAGACGGTTATCGAAGGGTTTATGTGCCCTTCCGAACCAACTGCCCCCAAGGTGAACACCCGAGGCTTTCATGGAAACTACCTGGCCGTGCATGGAGGGCAAAGCTTGAAGCATGGCGACAACGATCGTAACGCACTAGGCATGTTCTATGTCGAGTCGACCACTCGATTCGCAGACATTACCGACGGCACAAGCAACGTGGCAATGCTCGGGGAAACGATTCTCGTTCCTGACGACAACGACCGCCGCGGTGCCTACTACATGACTGGCTGGAACACCGCGAATGCCACGTTGGCACTGCGTGATACTCCTAACTCGACACTCCCAGATACCGGCAACTCGTCCGCGATGCAGGATTACAAGTTCGCGCCGTTTCAACACTCAAGCGACTGGGTTCGGGTCAATGCTCGAAGCTTTCATCCCGGTGGCGTAATCATCACACGCGCCGACGCATCGGTTCGCTTTGTCGGAGAAACGGTCGACCTAACGACATACCGTAACTTTGGTAATCGTGCCGATGGCCAAGTCTTAGGCGAGCTCTAA